The following proteins are encoded in a genomic region of Terriglobales bacterium:
- a CDS encoding STAS domain-containing protein: MALKITTRSENGVTVVMCNGRIVFGEESSQLREQIKSLLGQSKKIVLNLGGVSYIDSGGLGILVALYTSARSSGGDIKLANLTQRVGDILQITKLSTIFEVYDGEQKAINAFS; the protein is encoded by the coding sequence GTGGCGCTTAAGATTACGACACGCAGTGAGAATGGAGTAACGGTTGTCATGTGCAATGGCAGGATCGTTTTTGGTGAAGAATCCTCGCAACTGCGTGAACAGATCAAATCTCTTTTGGGGCAGTCGAAGAAAATTGTCTTGAACCTGGGCGGGGTCAGTTACATTGACAGCGGCGGGTTGGGCATTCTGGTTGCCCTCTACACCTCGGCCCGCTCCAGCGGCGGAGACATCAAACTCGCCAATCTCACACAACGCGTAGGCGATATTCTGCAGATCACAAAGCTCTCCACCATCTTCGAAGTCTACGACGGAGAGCAAAAAGCGATCAACGCATTTTCCTAG
- a CDS encoding aconitase family protein, with protein MVPLLTERRIEKRPDRVTLQGRILFLTEDPELIKKQLAGWDLPWDTQNPGKNPKLRDDISTDEITPAHYCFYFDQTLGEIPYLGLKCGGEVPIGRGDIKRGGFVASVSGKRRGKGSSREQSPYAEMCAGIQLVIAENIERIYKQNCQNLGVLTSINFFLIDKIRAGTEILLSEFTRGEDEITRQVIEYGGLFPFNVARMQKKVFLPPITTNKRAMTLAEKIFARHMIAENGEAGVPSVKPGDTGFARTDLRFSHEYVTPMAAIFYEQCVGKDVPVNDAASVIFFRDHLTFLDEVISEEKKKMGLLDLATQLKLKQMEFAKSQGIKLHGELKDRKGSEGICHSVIAESYALPGQLNVGSDSHTPHVGAVGCVAFGIGTTDVFNSWITKDVRVKVPESVKVVIRGKRHPNVTAKDYILALLAMDYIRSGKALAKVMEYSGEAIEALGVDERATMTNMAAEIGGFTGIVAPDAKVADFLAERRGLERSRVNAMMEGLYSDPGAEYAHVIELNADEIYPMVATPGDPGNGKFIRDLHTPVPVEIAYGGTCTAGKNEDMDMYAMVLRDALQQGRRVADSCKFYIQFGSQETREYCVRKGYLEIFNQAGAIVIEPSCGACINAGPGVSTRPEQVVISAQNRNFPGRSGPGQMYLASPLTVAASAVAGYIVEYQPAQQLQAA; from the coding sequence GTGGTACCTCTCCTCACTGAACGCAGGATTGAAAAGCGTCCTGACCGGGTGACTTTGCAAGGTCGCATACTTTTTCTTACCGAAGATCCCGAACTGATCAAAAAGCAACTCGCCGGCTGGGACCTGCCCTGGGACACACAAAATCCCGGTAAAAATCCCAAGCTGCGCGACGATATTTCCACCGACGAGATCACGCCTGCGCACTACTGTTTTTACTTTGACCAGACGCTGGGAGAAATTCCCTATTTGGGATTGAAGTGTGGCGGAGAGGTTCCCATCGGCCGCGGAGATATCAAGCGCGGCGGATTTGTGGCCTCGGTGAGCGGCAAGCGGCGGGGCAAAGGCTCCAGCCGCGAGCAGTCGCCGTATGCCGAGATGTGCGCGGGCATACAGCTCGTGATTGCGGAAAATATTGAGCGCATCTACAAGCAGAATTGCCAAAATCTGGGCGTGCTGACTTCGATCAATTTCTTCCTGATTGATAAAATCCGCGCCGGCACCGAGATCCTGTTGAGCGAATTTACCCGTGGCGAAGATGAGATTACGCGCCAAGTCATTGAGTATGGTGGCCTGTTTCCCTTCAACGTGGCCCGCATGCAGAAGAAGGTTTTTCTGCCGCCGATTACGACCAACAAGCGAGCGATGACGCTGGCAGAAAAGATATTTGCCCGCCACATGATCGCCGAAAACGGCGAAGCCGGTGTGCCTTCTGTGAAGCCCGGCGATACTGGATTTGCCCGCACCGATCTGCGCTTTAGCCATGAGTATGTGACTCCAATGGCGGCGATCTTCTACGAGCAGTGTGTAGGAAAAGATGTTCCCGTGAACGATGCTGCATCAGTCATCTTCTTCCGCGACCATCTCACGTTTCTCGATGAGGTCATCTCAGAAGAAAAAAAGAAAATGGGACTGCTCGACCTCGCAACCCAGCTCAAATTGAAGCAGATGGAGTTTGCCAAATCGCAGGGCATCAAGCTGCACGGCGAGCTGAAAGACCGCAAAGGTTCTGAAGGCATTTGCCACTCCGTGATCGCCGAAAGTTATGCTTTACCGGGGCAATTGAACGTGGGCTCGGACTCGCACACTCCCCACGTCGGTGCTGTAGGATGCGTGGCCTTCGGCATCGGCACCACTGACGTTTTTAATTCCTGGATTACGAAGGACGTTCGCGTGAAAGTGCCGGAGTCGGTGAAAGTTGTGATCCGCGGAAAGCGGCATCCGAATGTGACGGCCAAGGATTACATTCTGGCTTTGCTGGCGATGGATTACATCCGCAGCGGCAAAGCCCTGGCCAAAGTCATGGAGTACTCCGGCGAGGCCATCGAGGCTCTGGGCGTGGATGAGCGCGCCACCATGACCAACATGGCGGCCGAGATCGGCGGGTTCACCGGCATCGTAGCTCCCGACGCGAAGGTCGCGGATTTTCTTGCCGAGCGCCGAGGCCTCGAACGCTCGCGCGTAAACGCGATGATGGAAGGTCTGTACAGCGATCCTGGCGCCGAATATGCCCACGTGATTGAGCTGAACGCGGATGAAATCTATCCCATGGTGGCGACGCCGGGCGATCCGGGAAACGGCAAATTTATCCGCGATCTGCATACGCCGGTCCCCGTGGAAATTGCCTATGGCGGCACCTGCACCGCCGGCAAGAACGAAGACATGGATATGTACGCCATGGTTTTGCGCGACGCGCTACAGCAGGGCAGGCGCGTGGCTGACTCCTGCAAGTTTTATATCCAGTTCGGTTCGCAAGAGACGCGGGAATACTGCGTGCGTAAGGGCTACCTTGAAATTTTTAACCAAGCCGGCGCCATCGTCATTGAGCCCAGTTGTGGCGCCTGCATCAATGCCGGGCCCGGGGTTTCAACGCGTCCGGAGCAGGTGGTCATCAGCGCGCAGAACCGCAACTTCCCGGGCCGCAGCGGTCCGGGGCAGATGTATCTGGCCAGTCCTCTGACCGTGGCGGCCAGTGCCGTGGCCGGATATATTGTGGAATATCAACCGGCCCAGCAACTGCAAGCAGCATAA
- a CDS encoding adenylate/guanylate cyclase domain-containing protein: MSSPQQSAESEARWRKLLTQGHRGLRFTHLLFRYMPSPPRCKVCHNPFGGWGGKFAGLFGFKASRKNPNLCTRCCDALPPGGAEVDVAVLFADVRGSTQLGERLSPDAFATLLNRFYRTATEVLIRRDAIVDKLIGDAVMALFLPGVCGPAYKRRAAESALALLHAVGYGMPGDAAPWMPIGAAVNSGLAYVGNVGGEGVVDFTALGDTVNTAARMASSAAAGEVLVNEAVYAEVAGDFPGVEQRSLVVRGKQAALTVRTLATHGAEPRRTEP, translated from the coding sequence ATGTCTTCACCGCAACAGTCTGCGGAAAGTGAGGCGCGTTGGCGCAAGCTCCTGACCCAGGGCCATCGTGGGCTTCGCTTCACGCATCTGCTCTTCCGTTACATGCCCAGCCCGCCGCGATGCAAGGTCTGCCATAATCCATTTGGTGGTTGGGGCGGCAAGTTTGCCGGGCTGTTCGGCTTCAAGGCATCGCGAAAAAATCCCAATCTCTGCACACGTTGCTGTGACGCGCTGCCTCCCGGAGGCGCTGAGGTCGATGTAGCCGTGCTTTTCGCCGACGTGCGCGGTTCCACCCAGCTCGGCGAGCGTCTTTCGCCCGATGCATTCGCAACGCTGCTCAACCGCTTCTATCGCACCGCAACCGAAGTCCTCATCCGCCGCGACGCCATCGTTGACAAGCTTATCGGGGACGCAGTGATGGCGCTGTTCTTGCCCGGCGTTTGCGGTCCCGCATATAAGCGCCGTGCCGCCGAGTCTGCCCTGGCGCTGCTTCACGCAGTTGGCTATGGAATGCCCGGTGACGCTGCACCCTGGATGCCCATCGGAGCCGCGGTCAACTCGGGCTTGGCCTATGTCGGCAATGTCGGAGGCGAAGGCGTGGTTGATTTCACAGCACTGGGCGATACGGTCAACACCGCTGCCCGCATGGCCTCCAGCGCTGCGGCCGGCGAAGTGCTGGTCAACGAGGCTGTCTATGCTGAAGTGGCTGGTGATTTTCCCGGCGTGGAACAGCGCTCGCTGGTCGTGCGCGGCAAACAGGCAGCCTTGACGGTGCGCACTCTCGCCACCCACGGCGCCGAACCGCGCCGAACCGAGCCCTGA
- a CDS encoding HEAT repeat domain-containing protein: protein METEEIKGLFARTLSGDYDDDAAWDAVHALRRIGSREVFDRAAEWCKSEDPLQRARGADVLAQLGRKAGHPDNSFPEESYSVVSRMLRREKRQQPLRAAIAALGHLGNPSAVPLVIENQFHFHPSEEVRFSVAFALGAFANDPPAIAVLLLLMEDPDDDVRDWATFGLGVLGESNCDEICDSLFRRLSDSNEDVREEAMVGLGKRKDERVLPSLIVELQQPNVTRRVIEAAYEMLDMEEDCKDWSGDDYVAALRERFPL, encoded by the coding sequence ATGGAAACGGAAGAGATCAAAGGACTTTTCGCGCGGACACTCTCTGGCGATTACGACGACGATGCTGCATGGGATGCGGTTCACGCGTTACGCCGGATTGGCAGCCGGGAAGTCTTCGATCGGGCGGCAGAGTGGTGTAAATCAGAAGATCCGCTTCAACGTGCCCGTGGAGCCGACGTGCTGGCGCAACTGGGCAGGAAGGCTGGTCACCCGGACAACAGCTTTCCAGAAGAATCCTATTCGGTTGTTTCGCGCATGCTGCGGCGGGAAAAACGTCAGCAGCCACTACGGGCTGCAATTGCCGCTCTAGGACACTTGGGAAATCCTTCGGCTGTTCCGTTGGTCATTGAGAACCAGTTCCATTTTCATCCGAGTGAGGAGGTCAGATTTTCGGTCGCATTTGCATTGGGGGCGTTTGCGAACGATCCGCCAGCTATCGCAGTATTGCTATTACTCATGGAAGACCCCGATGATGATGTGCGTGATTGGGCAACTTTCGGATTAGGCGTTCTAGGCGAATCGAATTGTGACGAGATTTGTGACTCTCTTTTTCGGCGGCTCAGCGATTCCAATGAAGATGTGCGCGAAGAGGCAATGGTAGGGCTCGGCAAACGAAAAGACGAGCGCGTTTTGCCTTCGCTCATTGTGGAACTGCAACAACCGAACGTAACGCGTCGGGTCATAGAAGCTGCGTACGAGATGCTGGACATGGAAGAGGATTGTAAGGATTGGAGTGGAGACGACTATGTTGCCGCTCTGCGAGAACGGTTTCCTCTCTGA
- a CDS encoding glycine--tRNA ligase subunit alpha, producing MPSANRNLTFQELILRLQSFWAERGCVLQQPYDVEVGAGTMAPETFLRVLGPKPYKVAYVQPSRRPADGRYGENPNRLYKHSQLQVILKPPPENVQELYLESLAAIGIDLSKHDIKFEEDNWEAPTLGAWGIGWQVMLDGLEITQFTYFQQCGGVDLDPICVELTYGLERIAAFLQDVDSIYDIVWARDPLTGKAVTYGDVRLPEELQLSVYNFEAADVEKTWEHLKLYESECMELLNRFQDEYTGTALPTTIEPMEKDARVRIIKRFPLLGAFDLCLKCSHLFNILDSRGAISVTERVGVIARIRNLAVGLAKAYLAQQAAAEASAPAPVETPA from the coding sequence ATGCCAAGCGCTAATCGCAACCTGACATTCCAAGAACTCATCCTGCGCCTGCAGAGCTTCTGGGCAGAGCGCGGATGCGTGCTGCAGCAGCCCTACGACGTCGAAGTCGGGGCTGGCACCATGGCGCCGGAGACGTTTCTTCGCGTGCTTGGCCCCAAGCCCTACAAGGTGGCCTATGTGCAGCCCTCGCGCCGTCCCGCCGATGGGCGCTACGGGGAGAACCCCAACCGCCTTTACAAGCACAGCCAGTTGCAGGTGATCCTGAAGCCGCCGCCGGAGAATGTGCAGGAGCTTTACCTCGAATCGCTGGCCGCCATCGGTATTGACCTCAGCAAGCACGACATCAAGTTTGAAGAAGACAACTGGGAAGCGCCCACGCTGGGCGCCTGGGGCATCGGCTGGCAGGTGATGCTCGATGGGCTCGAGATCACGCAGTTCACCTACTTCCAGCAGTGCGGCGGCGTGGACCTGGACCCGATCTGTGTCGAGCTGACCTACGGTCTGGAACGCATTGCAGCATTTTTGCAGGATGTCGACAGCATCTACGACATCGTTTGGGCGCGCGATCCGCTGACAGGAAAAGCTGTGACCTACGGTGATGTTCGTCTGCCGGAGGAATTGCAGCTTTCGGTTTACAACTTCGAAGCTGCTGATGTGGAAAAGACCTGGGAGCATCTGAAGTTGTACGAATCTGAATGCATGGAACTGCTCAACAGATTCCAAGACGAATACACTGGAACAGCATTGCCCACAACTATAGAACCCATGGAAAAAGATGCGCGGGTACGGATTATCAAGCGCTTTCCGCTATTGGGAGCTTTTGATTTGTGCCTGAAGTGCTCACACCTGTTCAATATTCTGGATTCACGGGGCGCGATTTCTGTGACTGAGCGCGTGGGTGTGATTGCGCGAATTCGGAATTTGGCCGTGGGATTGGCGAAAGCTTACTTGGCTCAGCAGGCGGCGGCAGAGGCAAGCGCGCCGGCTCCCGTGGAGACGCCGGCATGA
- the glyS gene encoding glycine--tRNA ligase subunit beta — MPDFLLEIGCEEIPARMLDAASAELGERVNSLLQEERLAASTSKIAQLATPRRLAVAASAVAERQPDVEETLTGPAVKIAYKDGKPTPAAEAFARKAGLDVSKLEKVTTPKGEYLSARVIKKGRSAKEVLGEALSKTIASIYWPKNMYWREGAPERFVRPVRWIVALLDGEIIPVEFAGIKAGSESRGHRLFSNGITKISSAASYNDALKKAHVIADRSEREQQIRKALDAATRTIAGARWREDKELLDTVVNLTEWPSVILGSFDREFLSLPEEVLVTVMRDHQKYFAVEDAAGKLAPHFLTVLNTEGDPDGLIRHGNERVLRARFNDARFFWNSDQKSPLKQRVESLKSVTFQKDLGSYYEKSQRVKKLAGKLAAHLKNAGLSLNENAVQEAAELSKTDLTTDLVKEFTELQGIVGGLYAKHQGHGQAVADAIYDHYKPQSMEDPAPRTLEGAVLSIADKADTIAGMFALGLQPTGSKDPFALRRQANGIVKTIAEHKLKLSLREVFSDSRATYKGSEAEKKFSAGEQGEALSAFLRERLEFYLREARGFAYDLVNAVLAAGYDDVVDALARAEALAGVRDSKDFEAISISFKRVKNILRQARESKFVVGEAPNAALLQDDAERTLLNLASQIASVAENHSRSGDYRSALAEISKIRPALDIFFDKVMVMVEDEKLRANRLALLQKLLADFSTIADFSEIVTEKKV, encoded by the coding sequence ATGCCTGATTTCCTGCTTGAAATTGGATGTGAAGAAATTCCGGCGCGCATGCTTGATGCCGCCAGCGCCGAGCTTGGCGAACGCGTCAATTCGTTGCTGCAGGAAGAACGGTTGGCTGCTTCCACCAGCAAGATCGCGCAACTGGCAACGCCGCGCAGGCTGGCTGTGGCTGCCTCGGCAGTCGCAGAGCGGCAGCCCGACGTTGAAGAAACCCTCACCGGCCCGGCTGTGAAGATCGCCTACAAAGATGGCAAGCCCACCCCTGCTGCGGAAGCCTTCGCCAGGAAGGCCGGTCTTGATGTTTCCAAACTGGAAAAAGTCACAACTCCAAAAGGAGAATATCTCTCCGCGCGTGTCATCAAAAAAGGCCGCTCGGCGAAAGAGGTCCTCGGCGAGGCGCTTTCCAAAACAATCGCTTCGATTTACTGGCCCAAAAATATGTACTGGCGTGAAGGCGCGCCAGAGCGTTTTGTGCGCCCTGTTCGCTGGATTGTGGCTTTGCTGGATGGTGAGATTATCCCCGTCGAGTTTGCCGGGATAAAAGCAGGAAGCGAATCACGCGGGCACCGCCTGTTCAGCAATGGAATAACAAAGATAAGCTCGGCAGCCTCTTATAACGACGCACTCAAGAAAGCTCACGTCATCGCCGACCGCAGCGAGCGTGAGCAGCAGATTCGCAAAGCTTTGGACGCAGCCACGCGAACCATCGCAGGCGCGCGCTGGCGCGAAGACAAAGAGCTGCTGGATACCGTGGTCAACCTCACCGAATGGCCCTCGGTCATTCTGGGCAGCTTTGACCGTGAGTTCCTGTCATTGCCGGAAGAAGTTCTGGTCACCGTGATGCGCGATCATCAAAAGTATTTTGCGGTGGAGGATGCCGCGGGTAAGTTGGCGCCGCATTTTCTTACGGTGCTGAATACCGAGGGCGATCCGGATGGGCTGATCCGCCACGGCAATGAGCGCGTTCTGCGTGCCCGCTTTAACGATGCACGCTTCTTCTGGAATAGCGACCAGAAATCGCCGCTCAAGCAACGGGTCGAGAGCCTGAAATCCGTGACCTTCCAGAAAGATCTGGGCAGCTACTACGAAAAGAGCCAGCGGGTCAAAAAGCTTGCCGGCAAGCTGGCGGCCCATTTGAAAAACGCGGGACTCTCACTCAATGAAAACGCCGTTCAAGAAGCGGCGGAGCTGAGCAAGACCGACCTGACCACGGATTTAGTCAAAGAGTTTACCGAGTTGCAGGGAATCGTGGGCGGCTTGTATGCCAAACACCAGGGGCACGGCCAGGCAGTCGCGGATGCTATCTACGATCACTACAAACCGCAGTCTATGGAAGACCCTGCTCCGCGCACGCTTGAGGGAGCAGTGCTCTCGATTGCCGACAAGGCCGATACCATTGCAGGAATGTTTGCCCTGGGCCTGCAACCGACGGGCTCGAAAGATCCGTTTGCGTTGCGGAGGCAGGCAAATGGCATTGTAAAAACCATTGCTGAGCATAAGCTCAAGCTCAGCCTGCGTGAAGTCTTCTCAGATTCGCGCGCCACTTACAAAGGTTCTGAAGCCGAGAAAAAGTTTAGCGCCGGTGAGCAAGGCGAAGCACTCAGCGCTTTCCTGCGCGAGCGGCTTGAGTTTTATCTGCGCGAAGCACGCGGCTTTGCTTACGATCTGGTGAATGCCGTGCTTGCCGCCGGATACGATGATGTCGTGGACGCACTCGCCCGGGCCGAGGCGCTGGCTGGAGTGCGCGACAGCAAGGATTTTGAGGCCATCTCCATTTCATTCAAACGAGTGAAAAATATTCTGCGGCAGGCGAGGGAATCGAAGTTTGTTGTTGGTGAAGCGCCCAATGCGGCGCTGCTGCAGGATGATGCCGAACGCACCCTGCTCAACCTCGCATCGCAGATCGCTTCCGTGGCTGAAAATCACAGCAGGTCGGGCGATTATCGTTCGGCGCTGGCTGAAATTTCCAAGATACGTCCGGCGCTGGATATCTTCTTCGACAAGGTCATGGTCATGGTGGAGGATGAAAAACTCCGCGCCAACCGCCTGGCTTTGCTGCAAAAGCTGTTGGCAGATTTTTCCACCATTGCCGACTTCTCCGAGATTGTGACTGAGAAAAAAGTGTAG
- a CDS encoding ferredoxin family protein: protein MAYVIAEPCIGTKDAACVDACPVDCIHPKKDSPKFAEEKMLYIDPVECIDCGACVPVCPVSAIFAADDLPEKWKNYTEINAKYFGR from the coding sequence ATGGCATATGTGATTGCAGAACCGTGCATTGGAACCAAGGACGCGGCTTGCGTGGACGCTTGCCCGGTGGATTGCATCCACCCCAAGAAGGATTCGCCCAAGTTCGCTGAAGAAAAGATGCTTTATATTGACCCCGTAGAGTGCATTGATTGCGGGGCGTGTGTGCCGGTGTGCCCGGTCTCGGCGATCTTCGCGGCCGACGATCTTCCCGAAAAGTGGAAAAATTACACCGAGATCAACGCCAAGTATTTCGGCCGGTAA
- the recO gene encoding DNA repair protein RecO, with protein sequence MLKQSEAIVLRSYPLREADLLVSFFTRQEGKLRGVARAAKKSKKRFGGSLEPLTRVTLYYEDRTGHDLARLDSCDVLESPLAEEVDYPRAIGLAHVAELLEELLPDREPNDSIFRLAVSVLLNLHAHAVWMPLTYFDLWMVRLIGLLPDLRSCITCGTTLNGNAAYFHPLADGLACAKDKRLASLEMSSESRALAAEIFRAPVESFAGSAWPRSRGADLRKFLAQCIERHVEKKLVTFSMLDKVE encoded by the coding sequence ATGTTGAAGCAGTCAGAGGCCATCGTATTACGCAGCTATCCCTTGCGCGAGGCTGACCTATTGGTCTCGTTCTTCACCCGCCAGGAGGGCAAGCTGCGCGGGGTGGCGCGCGCGGCAAAGAAATCGAAGAAGCGCTTTGGCGGATCGCTGGAGCCGCTGACCCGCGTGACCTTGTACTACGAAGACCGCACCGGACACGACCTCGCCCGCCTCGATAGTTGCGACGTTTTGGAATCACCCCTCGCCGAGGAGGTGGATTATCCCCGCGCGATTGGCCTGGCCCACGTGGCCGAGCTGCTGGAAGAGCTGCTCCCTGACCGCGAGCCCAACGATTCTATCTTCCGGCTGGCGGTTTCTGTGTTGCTCAATCTTCATGCCCATGCCGTGTGGATGCCGCTGACTTATTTCGATCTGTGGATGGTCCGGCTCATCGGCCTGCTTCCCGATTTGCGCTCTTGCATCACGTGCGGCACGACATTAAACGGGAATGCGGCATACTTTCATCCGCTGGCGGATGGTCTGGCTTGTGCTAAGGATAAGCGCCTGGCTTCATTGGAGATGTCCTCGGAATCACGCGCCCTGGCGGCAGAGATCTTTCGCGCGCCCGTAGAAAGCTTCGCCGGCAGCGCCTGGCCGCGCTCCCGCGGCGCCGACCTGCGCAAGTTTCTGGCCCAGTGCATCGAGCGCCACGTGGAAAAGAAGCTGGTGACGTTTTCAATGCTGGATAAAGTTGAGTGA
- a CDS encoding radical SAM protein, whose protein sequence is MAGQQRFALVLVKPSHYDNDGYVIQWIRSAVPSNSLAVVNGLVLDCKQRRVLGDDVEIAITSMDEDNTRIRQKRIVQQLAGNRGLVMLVGVQSNQFPRAMDIARPLRAAGVQVCIGGFHVSGCLSMLPGVTPELQEAMDLGISLYAGEAEEGRLDQVLRDAWQGTLKPLYNYLDNLPSVEGAPLPLLPAETIRGTIGKYTSFDAGRGCPFQCSFCTIINVQGRKSRRRSVDEIEQIVRRNLEQGVGRFFITDDNFARNTEWEKIFDRLIAMREQEKLNIKFMIQVDTMCHRLPHFIEKAGRAGVRRVFIGLESINPASLLGARKKQNKIAEYRKMLLAWKRAGAIVFAGYIVGFPEDTPQSVLHDIEIIQRELAIDLLEPHSLTALPGSEDHQKLHKAGAFLDPDLNKYDLEHVTTVHATMSKEQWEKVYRDSWTTFYSLDHMKTMMRRAAATGIQVGNVMVLLLWFHSCIVFEKVHPLQGGFLRRKYRKDRRSSLPIESPFVFYPRFLGNFIYKHFKVAQLAWRLHRFQKRLERDPEARNYSDVALTPDHDDGSDVLEMLTSHAPPKPAVVHIETQQIQNQAEVTAGGAP, encoded by the coding sequence ATGGCTGGGCAGCAGCGATTCGCGCTTGTACTCGTCAAACCGTCGCATTATGACAATGACGGCTACGTGATCCAGTGGATACGTTCGGCCGTTCCTTCAAACTCGCTGGCTGTGGTCAACGGGTTGGTGCTCGACTGCAAGCAGCGCCGCGTGCTCGGCGACGACGTAGAAATCGCCATCACCTCAATGGACGAAGACAACACGCGCATCCGGCAAAAACGGATTGTGCAACAGCTTGCCGGCAACCGTGGCCTGGTCATGCTGGTGGGCGTGCAATCCAACCAGTTTCCCCGCGCCATGGATATCGCGCGCCCCCTGCGCGCAGCCGGTGTCCAGGTCTGCATCGGCGGTTTTCATGTTTCCGGCTGTCTTTCCATGTTGCCCGGTGTGACCCCCGAACTGCAGGAGGCCATGGATCTCGGCATCTCGCTCTATGCAGGCGAGGCTGAAGAAGGGCGTCTCGACCAGGTGCTGCGCGACGCCTGGCAAGGCACTCTCAAGCCGCTCTACAACTACCTGGACAATCTGCCCTCTGTGGAAGGCGCTCCTCTGCCGCTGCTGCCGGCCGAGACGATTCGCGGGACAATCGGCAAATACACCAGCTTCGATGCCGGCCGCGGCTGTCCGTTTCAGTGCTCCTTCTGCACCATCATCAACGTGCAGGGACGGAAATCGCGGCGGCGTTCGGTGGATGAGATCGAACAGATCGTCCGCCGCAACCTGGAGCAGGGTGTGGGCCGCTTCTTCATCACCGACGACAATTTTGCGCGCAACACCGAATGGGAAAAGATCTTTGACCGCCTGATCGCCATGCGCGAGCAGGAGAAGCTGAACATCAAGTTCATGATCCAGGTCGATACCATGTGCCACCGCTTGCCCCACTTCATCGAAAAGGCCGGCCGCGCCGGAGTGCGGCGCGTTTTTATCGGCCTGGAAAGCATCAATCCCGCGAGCCTGCTTGGCGCCAGAAAGAAGCAGAACAAGATCGCCGAATACCGCAAGATGCTGCTGGCGTGGAAGCGCGCTGGGGCCATCGTGTTTGCCGGCTACATCGTCGGGTTTCCCGAGGACACGCCGCAATCGGTTCTTCACGATATCGAGATCATCCAGCGCGAACTGGCGATTGATCTCCTGGAGCCGCACTCGCTGACGGCGCTCCCCGGATCGGAAGACCATCAGAAGCTCCATAAAGCCGGCGCGTTCCTCGATCCTGACCTCAATAAATATGACCTGGAGCACGTGACCACGGTCCATGCCACCATGTCGAAGGAGCAGTGGGAGAAGGTCTATCGCGATTCGTGGACAACCTTCTATTCGCTCGATCACATGAAAACCATGATGCGCCGCGCCGCAGCCACCGGGATTCAAGTCGGCAACGTGATGGTGCTGCTGCTGTGGTTCCACAGTTGCATCGTGTTTGAGAAGGTGCATCCTCTGCAGGGAGGCTTCCTGCGCCGCAAGTACCGCAAAGACCGGCGCTCAAGCCTGCCCATCGAGAGCCCGTTTGTCTTCTATCCGCGCTTCCTTGGGAATTTTATCTACAAACATTTCAAGGTAGCCCAATTGGCGTGGCGCCTGCACCGCTTCCAGAAGCGCCTGGAGCGCGACC